The window TTAAATATGGTTTCattaaacaatattaattaGAACCAGTTTCAAATGCCATTAATTTGTCTAAACAGTGGGACTGACTAAgtccaaaaacaaatattattcgGTACGTGTAAGcagatcaattttaaatttccaaacaaaatataaggaAAGAAGGGGAGATAAACAAAGATTTCTTATTAGGGAGAAACAAGCATGATTACAGCAACTTAGTTTAGAAATGCTTCAGGGCCAGTTTGAGTTTTGACTTAAAAACTTACATGGGTAATAATGATTAATTGACCTGTAGATAAGATTAAAACAAGATCATATAGCATCAATAACCCATATAAAAATCACTCCTAAGATCATATGGCATCTTAAACACGAACTGCCATCCTGTAGTTTACAAGTTAACTCTCCCTAAATCGTTTTTAAATTCCCTTTGAAGGAATGCCTAGAACAACAATGCAATTTCGTAGGAAAAAGAAACCGATTTACAAACATTAAAATCAAAAGTTTATAAACCAAAAATTTCAATCTGCAAGGGggtatgaaaaaaagaaaaagatccaGAAATCTTTTCACTGGGACATAACTTTATATACTTGATATCCTACAATTCATATTACAATGACTCAACCCAAACTAGAAATAGTCTAGTAGCTTTTGTGCACTGCACGTTAATATCTCCCATGATGTAAAAATCAGAAAACACTAACAGCAGCTCCCTCAAATAAGAAAGCCATTGTTGCCTCAACTGCATATATTAAACATAACAGAAAACACAATTTGAAATCCATATTTGTCCCTTGCCACCTTTTCAGCCATTTGAAAACCGTCCTACTCCAAtcaatcatacaaaaaaatcaaatctttcTGATATACAGATAAAAAGTAGAAAACTAACTAAAACTGTCAAGTAAAAGCGAATTGTTCAGTTAAGCGAAAAATCAGGCAAGTCCAAAATAAGAGTGCAGAAAATAACCTTTAAAATTACAGTGACACATTGAAATTGAAAGCTAACCTGAGTTTTAGACCATGAGAGGTCAAGCACATCATGGAGATGTCCCAGGAAGGAGCAAACTGGTTTGTCAGTAAGCGCAAACACGGTCTGTGGCACCACAAACTGGTCCAAGCTCAAGGACTTCCTACTCACACTCGACCTCCCCTTCCTTTTCCTCTCCCCATCCCCCAGCGGCGACAGCAACCCCGCCGCCCCCGCCATTGGCTCCGGCGACCCATTCACCACCAAAAACATATTCACATTCCCATCTTCACCCTTCTCCctatccaacaacaacaactcccCCTTCCTCTCCCCCTCCACCACCTGccacacatgaatcacacaatcCTCCCCGGCACTCGCCAAATACTTCCCATCCAAACTAAACTTAATGCTCCAAATGCTCCCACTATGCCCCCGAATCTCCTGACTCTTATACAAAGCAGTCACCTCCTTACAACTCTTCCCATATTGCTTCACTCTCACCCTCTCCGACCCGTGAAACGCGCCACCACTGCCCTCCTGGCTGTCGTCGGTGGCGGAGCTCGACCGCCTCCCGCCCTTCTCCGACGACGTGTCCCTCTCGTCGCTACTCCGGCGATCCCTATACCCCGCCACCGAACTCGCTACactcttgatactcttcaaccACCCGGTCCCCTTCTTCTTCGCTTTGGAACCACCCGCATTGGAATCAACGTTCGCCTCTTCAACATTCTGCCGCCGCATCAGTTCCTGAACGATGGGGGAATGCCCCACCGTCATTTCGAATTCTTCCATCGTCAATTGCCGCCCCGTAGCAACCTCGCGCAGATTCTCCAATTCGTTCACGACGAACTCTTTCCCGTTATCGAGATCTCGAATCGTGCAGAGCTCTTCTAttggtggtgatggtggtggtggtggtggtggtggcggcgGCGGAGGCGGTGGGGGGGGTTTAGGATTTGGTGGCTTGTTAGGGTTTGTGGTGGTGGTGTCGGATATGAAACGGAGCGGGGACGCGCGATCGCGAGGGATTGGGCGCGTGAGGGAAGAGAGTCCAAGAGAAAGTAAAAGGCGCGTGCGGCGTTCTGAAACGGAGGAGGGTTGGGAGATCCATATGTCGTAAAAGTTGGTGAAATTGGGGAGGGTGTCGTTTTGGTGTTCTTCGGCGTCGTTTTCGTTGTCGGAGTTGGAGTTGGAGCAGGAGCatgaagaagagagagagagtaaacGGTCGTGTGAGTCGTAGAAACAATCTTGGTCTTGTTCTAGTAGTTGTTGTTCTTCTTCGTCTTCGTCTTCTGTTGTTCCTCCCAGGGCTTTGCTCATGGTGCGAGGTGACGAGGAGGACTGGGAAGAATGTTGTTGGGATTGGGCATTCCCATTGGCAATGAAAATGCCTCTCTCCCAAACAAGCGTCAAATCGATGATCCGATCACAGCGCCGATCGGATCCGATTACCCGACTCGACCCGAATGAGAGCTTGCTAACAGAAAAATGGAAAACAAATTTCTTTTGAGTTTTACAGATGCAAAGTCACAACTCAGAATccgatctttttctttttatgggcCTATGCATCATATAATCTAATCTCCATCTACCTCTCTCCGTTTTGGTTTGCTTTGTGTCTCTGTTTTCTGCGGCTCTTTCTTCCCTTGGGCTTTTCTAACTGCTAACAAATAACAATTTCTGAATCGGTGACTCAGTCACTTAATCAACGCtgttttttacttatttatttctaATACTAAATTAATCAATGTACCGCGTTTTCTTTAATATAAAATCGCAAttctttaaacaaaattaattattgagtcATGCCAGTAGTGGATTTAAAGTGGAGTGTTATATATTATGCACGTAACGTGACTCTGGCTAGTATAGTAGTAGTATTAttgttttaagaatttttttaaaaagttcactCTCTCAATTAactagaaattattttatatgataatagttgttgtaaaaattaataaattatattaattcaaatatgttatttattattcgTTGAAATTCAATGGGACTtgcaaaattatgattttttcagTAAAANNNNNNNNNNNNNNNNNNNNNNNNNNNNNNNNNNNNNNNNNNNNNNNNNNNNNNNNNNNNNNNNNNNNNNNNNNNNNNNNNNNNNNNNNNNNNNNNNNNNaagaaaaaaaaaaaaaaaaaaaaaaaaagcttggaGAGAAATTTGTGGAAGAATGGCTGGAACTTTACGAATCAAACACATGACTATACGCTTAAGGAGTCTAGGTCTCACTTGaactaattattattgttttttacttaaatttttgttagtattttttatgcatTGATGTTAGAAACAAATCAAGTATATGCGtaactcattttaaaaaaataataaaaaggaaataatataatcttatgagaaatattttaatatatttctaacACCACCTAATTAATGGAGTAGTTATTAtagaattattttaacttaataaacAATCTCAAATTTAAGTCGTAACTGCGTTAAATAacttagaggaaaaaaaattaccatcaATAATAATTCTACATTGTTAGAATAAAATTGActccaaaataaaatacatgcaTGGTCTCTAAACAAAAGTCATATAATATAGATCTGATATCATTGTTATTTGTAAGTACTTTCAAAAGGGGAAATAAtacaaacatttttattttgttgcttaAAATGTTTTGTCATTCAGTAAGgaaaaatcaatcttttaatACATAATCTGTTAGTGTATAATCTGACGGCAAAGACAAAAAAGCCctctattatatttttgtcataGACATGTTCCATGCATATATGTTGATTCCCACCAACAATCCCATTTGCATCATCTTTtccaaattattaatttcaatgtcagattttctttctcttttctatatataataactatGGGGGGAAaaagcttctttttttcttttccagcttctttgaaaaaaaaaaataatacacttaTGACTCAGATTTATTTGTTTGGTGTCATgtgaatattatatatagtatatCCTTAAGAACATATAAGCACGATTTTCCACGATTAAGTTCAAAGCAACAGCGCTGTAGATAGTAGTAGATCTCCAACCAATAAAAGTTTTTGTGTTCCTCAAATAGTTTGTGTTTCTCAAAAAGCGTGTTGCAGTTTAGTGAGGCATTATAATTGTGTCTTGGATTAGCACTCAACaacatatttgttttatttttggcaTTTCAACGCTGCCATCACAACAAAGACATTTACGAGAGGAATTTTAGGGACATTTGATTATGCTTACTGGGGACAAATTAAAAGGTAAAGGTGTGTCATTATGCGATATAAACACTGTAACTTTGAAAAGTGATGACTTCCACCCTCCTTACAAGGCTCACCTGAATCATGTATAGGTAGGGATCACTAAACCTCTTTTGTATAATTAAGATTTAAGGATGATGtattatattgtttattttaattaatatatatgccatcttttccttttaacttttttgATTATTCATGTATGTTGAATATGATTATAACTCAAACCCatgttatcttttttctttgagCAATAACCCAATTTATAATTGCTGATCACTTATGATTATTTTAGTTGCTTTTGAAATGGCTAATGGAAGGaaagtaataattgttttttcttaGACACTCAATATCCAAAGTTAATTACATGAGTCTCTAGTTAATCTGATCATTGAACTTAATTATGACTAATTTGAATTATGCAAGGGAGATCCAATTAAAGAGATAAAGTCCTCCCATATGTCCATTTTCTCATTCACATGATTTTAAGGGGATCCATTAATAAGGGTATAAAGCCCTCCCAAactctcattttctttctcaTATACATAATTTGACCCTGAGATATATTACttgaaaaaattaagtttttatcaCTTTGACAAATAGGCATTGGTCATGGAAGGGATTTGTACCCAAAAACAAACaaagaggataaaaaaataGGTCTGCTAATTAGCTTTACACTTATGTGAAGTTTCTTTCCCGCatagatttgtttttttttttttatataatgacaGCTGCACGAGAACATTGAGAAGTGAGAATTATTAGAGGCATAATAAAAGATCAAGTCTGGTTTTTTTTCAATGACTTAAACGAGAACATGTGaggaaattgttttaaaaaacttgtACGTGTAAGCTTTATATTAACTAATTGAAATTTTTGTAGCTTTCTCTAatttcatgaataaaaaattaaggtgaATTGTTTTTTACAGAAATTTAAGGTGAAGTAAGGAGATTCTTCTTACTCTAATATCATGATAAATTACTAATATCCTAGATATTAATTAATAGAGGTTTCCTAAGTCTAAACTTTAGTCAAGCATTTGATATATCTGTGCGATCGAAAATAAACCAATATTGCTGACAACAAATAAATGAAGATATAATTCTATGGCACTAAATAAATTCCATTCATAATACAAACTATAAAACAAGAACTGCCATTccattttttatctaataaagatacaatataattaatttgcatGCATTGTcgacttataattttttattttttttatcagggcTTATAAATCTTTATATTgccaaaaaatttacaaaaacatcttaaatattaaatttaaaatatcattacaGGAGTTAATAACAATGTAAAACATCTTTACTTCAgtgtatttcaattaaatttgcaAACATGAATTTCatgacatacatatatacattggTATTCTCTTGGCGATTTATAATCGATTATTTTCCTAGCTATAAACTTTACTCTTGCTTTCAGCTTTTGGTACATAATGATGgtgatgtttaatttcaaatttatgttattgTTATTCCATTTTCAAAAGAAGTGAAATGAATTTAGATTAGATTGTAtatacacaagttttcaagaactaaataaatatagatTGTACTAAATGGTTTTTAAGCTTAAAAACTTAGCCATTCCTttctttaacctttttttaCATGCAGTTTACTATACATCTTGattcaacttttaatttttaaaaatcacctcttattatatagaaaaaaataaatataaaaaatattcttcttgGTACACAAGAAAGCACACCCACAATCAATAAGCTTGATTTTCACAGAGATGTGAGATgtcttaaatttgatttttattttattttttattgtttactaACGCATATCAGTATTTACTCTAACATGATAAGAGCAAATAGGCTCTTTCTCTACTAAGTAGTAAATAATATGATAGGAGTATCCGTATCAAGACATAATGCCATATGATACAATATTATGGCAAGCATGATTTTTAGTATTATGATAGCTAAATGTTAACATCaacctattattattttttgtttttaagccAATTAATAAACTGACGCGTTTCATAGACAACAGGTCTATATACAATTCTGAGATATTAAAGGTCAATTATATCGCTTACAAGTTAATTTGTCCCAAAGTGAAGACTTGGGCTAGTACAAAAACtgcaaaaatatttatcaattaaataCTTTACAGATCAtcataacatggaaacataTAATGAGCAATCAAGGCGTAACAAGTGCGAAATACTTCTACACATGTGGGATATATTCTTAGGGTCGGGGGTGACTTCACATttattctcttctttcttccattcctttttttctttttccctttgtCACATTCTATACTTTTATTTCACCCCCTATGAatgattcttttgtttcttataaGTTTGCAATTCACTGGTCAAGAAGAATCTTCCTTTgttcaaaaactgaaaaaagaaCAGAATAAAATCGAACTCAACTAAATGTTTAAATACCCACAGGATACAAGAGATGTTATATTGGATAGGCAgtttttaacaatttaacaatttaatatttcatagtaaatataatttgtaaacaatttttagttgtttataagaataaaaaatcaatttaagagAAAAACGCGAAGCATATCATTAAGGATAGAAAATTATGACCAATAGAAAAATGTACTAAGAGTTGATAAACTTCACGTAATCCTTTAATTAAACGTAATAATAACAGTAAATTACAACTCAAAAACAGATGGAAACAtgttgaagagagagaaaagcatgtcttgtttttatttgtttccacTTTGCATATGAATTGAAGGCGCTGTCCAAAAAGCACCTTGTCTATGGTAAATGGTTagaagggaaaaagaaagatatataatattattatcgtatgaaaattatgattgtagtgcattttctttttgacaagtcgagagaaagaggaaaaaagttaaagaaattttttttaaaaatacattgatagtataaatattttttatgttgtgattcagttataaatttttatatatcataaaattgtttattttttaatatagtaattattttaaaaattatttttaaaatgaattttaattgattgatagttaaaaatatttgcactaataatatatcaaaattaaagttaagataaaataagcaatacaataaaaaaaatattttaaaaaaataatattataaaagtatTGTAAAAAACAtagtatataaattataatataactgTTAAACTACGTGCAACATTCCTTGCATGTGTTACGCAATGATTGACTTGATCTTGTAGGTTGCGGTCAAACTAAACCTTGCATAACTCACACGCTATGTACATATttgtatcatttaattttatctcttatctattttttcccttttcatcaGCAGGGAAGGTAGctcctttttttgttaaaagtaaaaattaagtcCAACTTGGATGAAATCCAGAGCATGATTAGCTAGCTAGAAATATGGCTTTAAATCTTCAAAATCACACTTTACATTTTGTGTTTGGCAGTGGAAATCACAGTTTTTACCTCTTACTTTGCCGGCCGGCCTCTTCCACTTTTTACCCACCCGGAACTTTATGTTTCCATAAATTTCATAGCGTATTTGGTTGTGGAAAtagggaggaaaaaaaaagacttcgAATTATAATATCATAACTTAGgattctatattaaaaaaacaaaacaacttaggattcttgaaaaatgaaaagttagTAAGAAGACCcatattaaaattatagtacttttttttttaaactatcacTATGTCAGTAGCTCATTAACATTTTTATCATCTAGAACTCCAAGGGGAATTAGATTCAAACCTGGGTTCTTTGTAAGAGACTGTTAGACCCATTGTGTTGTATTATGTGCGGTTGGCATGTTTACATTAATGTTTGAACAACATTAACTTATatgatatatgtatatatatatatatataaagtagcTCTTAATCTGACTGAGGGGACCAAAAACGAAAAAGTTGCACACGAAATCTCTCATTCCTGGTTCCTGGGGAAGGGTCAAGGGGGGCCAAAGGGGGTTGAGAGTTTAGAGGACAAAGGTTGAGGGTTTCAAATcaccataattattttaattaggggTAGTTTTTAGTGTATTTGGATACCTCCTAAAATCAATTCTAACCTCAAAACCatgatgaaaaattgaaaatattaaagcAACTATTTATTGTTTCAGTATTTATTGTGATTTTAGAATTGATCTTGCTAGAATTAAAAGTTAATCCAAACATAATTGAAGAACTTCAGTgtgtttgaaagaaaaaataataacatcgATCCGATAGTCTCTTTCCAGGTGTAACCAATTGGAATCTTTTGTGTATATAAGAAGAtaaaatcaaaaattaaaaatactaataaaaaaaatatgagaaaaataaatttttgagttgatatatacttaatttttttctaacagTAAACTATATATCTAATTTTcacataaaatcaataataaaaaaaatatttattagttattaaaatctaaatattgaaataattgtgtaaaaaaataatccCTTTAATACACTTCTAGATCCATCCCAGCCTCATCACATTTACACTAAAGCCACTTGTATAAACTTCTAAGTGGATCCTGTTGAATAGGAGGCTAAACAAACATGCTATTAAACTACAAAACCAATCCAAGCACACAAAATCATTTATGTCCAGCTTGCCGCAACAATGACTTTCTGTTTTGTTCATTATTCATTTTCTAACCGAATTAATTGAGCCTTTCTAAAAGAAGTAAGAGATTAAAGAGGTGGCAGAAGAAGAGATTAAAAAGCTAGAGGGTGCAGAGTGGTGTGTGTGGCCTACAACTTAAGTTACTGTTCTTCTCCCATTTCCACATGGTGTCCATCACCCAGCCCATTGTGTTTAATGAAGGTGACACCAATTCAATTGCTTCTTTCAAAATGGTTGTGTGTGTGCCTTTCAGTTTCAGGACCGTCTTATTAATGTCTCCCACTCCCACCAGTTTTCCTTTTTATCTCTCTCCCcttaaaatcacaaaattccCCTGCGCATATATTTTATAGGTTGGTGGACTTGTGGTCCCAACAAGCATAAGTGGCCAACATCTACTAGTCCTATTACACATTTCTTACCAACTCGATCGAATCCTAATTTAATTGCTAGTTATCTTTCT of the Glycine max cultivar Williams 82 chromosome 13, Glycine_max_v4.0, whole genome shotgun sequence genome contains:
- the LOC100815065 gene encoding WD repeat-containing protein 44, encoding MSKALGGTTEDEDEEEQQLLEQDQDCFYDSHDRLLSLSSSCSCSNSNSDNENDAEEHQNDTLPNFTNFYDIWISQPSSVSERRTRLLLSLGLSSLTRPIPRDRASPLRFISDTTTTNPNKPPNPKPPPPPPPPPPPPPPPPSPPIEELCTIRDLDNGKEFVVNELENLREVATGRQLTMEEFEMTVGHSPIVQELMRRQNVEEANVDSNAGGSKAKKKGTGWLKSIKSVASSVAGYRDRRSSDERDTSSEKGGRRSSSATDDSQEGSGGAFHGSERVRVKQYGKSCKEVTALYKSQEIRGHSGSIWSIKFSLDGKYLASAGEDCVIHVWQVVEGERKGELLLLDREKGEDGNVNMFLVVNGSPEPMAGAAGLLSPLGDGERKRKGRSSVSRKSLSLDQFVVPQTVFALTDKPVCSFLGHLHDVLDLSWSKTQHLLSSSMDKTVRLWHLSSKSCLKIFSHSDYVTCIQFNPVDDRYFISGSLDAKVRIWSIPDRQVVDWTDLHEMVTAACYTPDGQGALVGSYKGSCHLYNTSENKLQQKSKINLQNKKKKSHHKKITGFQFAPGSSSEVLITSADSRIRVVDGVDLVHKFKGFRNATSPISASLTANGKYVVAASEDSHVYIWKNEADCRPNRTKGVTVTRSYEHFHCKDVSVAIPWPGVGDAWDMHDTLSGEQPELDNHADEVASANHPPTPVEENFVTEGSRSASGYSNSPRHATIASATNTYFFDRISATWPEEKLLLATRNQSPRVSMDFSNGVSQKMSAWGMVIVTAGLRGEIRTFQNFGLPLRI